A single region of the Diadema setosum chromosome 14, eeDiaSeto1, whole genome shotgun sequence genome encodes:
- the LOC140238227 gene encoding uncharacterized protein, giving the protein MLHGMACVKILSFFLLLMQGVLYSRSEVTVSFRLVNYLNELSRLLDGQCCDNAPDQPCTDRCDNRFDVCFGPPGRGVDIANCPYGRLRTGPIFDNQDSFSFPEILSGNIPNPMLVKVREWERGIRVKVGVWDVDLGHEGSEVDFYTRNFVIRPEANLFEAPIYRYTLTGEGTTETKIEIRVYCSDGFYGENCDVYCNPGELDHYSCHAWTGAKECFPGWEGPLCDVNINECVSDPCMNGGSCIDMENEYRCDCVDGTFGANCDLNPDDCRDVTCQHGGRCVDGYATFTCTCSTGYTGRFCHLNVDDCSSSPCMNGARCRDQVNGYTCDCRPGYFGTHCQHEIDECQVYRPCKNGGTCYDRVASYVCRCMHGFGGVNCTENIDECQSNPCENDARCIDSVAGYICHCRRGFRGLHCEENINECSSNPCQNDGICVDMVNHYQCQCISGYIGKDCQIEVNECSSNPCGNGGECLDEVDGFKCRCPLGFGGFRCEINIDECESLPCFNNGTCIDTVDGFHCECVAGFTGTTCLVNTNECMSGPCQNGGECIDGVNGYVCQCRPGFFGRNCESEFDECRSDPCKNGARCQNLVNGYSCQCLVGFDGVHCETNRDECASSPCQNRGTCIDQINGYFCKCRAGFTGQHCEVNANECSTEPCMNGGRCIDAVNGFFCRCRPGFRGHRCQINNDECASNPCVNGMCLDGINRYTCFCIQGFTGSQCEININECRSRPCTNGGVCRDGVHSYTCLCPAGYGGKNCEININECSAGACKNGATCIDGIDEFRCVCAPGFKGRFCDVNVDECASNPCLNRASCVDGINEYSCVCLLGFEGTHCETNINECASNPCIGLSTCVDMINAFRCDCVDGYRGRHCETEVNECISNPCLNDGECINRLNGYRCQCKAGYDGPHCEINVNECSQQTCLNNGRCIDGIDNFFCYCRAGFRGKHCEENVDECIQNKCKNGADCRDAVNGYSCICAEGFTGMFCDEDIDECSIMYEPCPVSAPYCKNVFGTFECTDIAPTTLPPPTTTEDPCTAMPCQNGATCERKQSGKKCICPSGFIGELCEIPLVNSVSEISLENHIDPSLPGLQKRLAELIFIATGKDSSSLIEIDIIYSANESSTITGLPFTIIAFNTSILNSTLKEEAVKEALASMSETKKNAILSPYKVYVDTPVVVELTRRDKTWSERNWFVIFLLFVLLISAAVFGIWFLDKKYPSCDGEDKITKWKRLLKIQQAQAEKQST; this is encoded by the exons ATGTTGCACGGAATGGCATGTGTGAAGATCCTGtcgttctttcttcttctcatgCAG GGTGTCCTGTACTCTCGTTCGGAGGTCACCGTGTCCTTCCGACTGGTCAACTACCTCAACGAACTCAGTCGGCTCCTCGACGGCCAATGCTGCGACAACGCGCCCGACCAGCCCTGCACTGACAGATGCGACAACCGATTCGACGTTTGCTTCGGGCCTCCCGGACG CGGCGTTGACATCGCGAACTGCCCGTATGGCCGCTTGCGAACAGGACCCATTTTCGACAATCAGGATAGTTTTTCATTCCCGGAAATCCTCTCTGGAAACATCCCCAACCCGATGCTGGTGAAGGTCCGAGAGTGGGAG AGAGGCATTCGTGTGAAGGTTGGAGTGTGGGATGTTGATCTGGGGCACGAAGGAAGCGAAGTGGACTTCTACACGAGGAATTTCGTCATCCGACCGGAGGCCAACTTATTCGAAGCACCTATCTACAGATATACACTTACAGGAGAAGGAACTACTGA AACCAAAATCGAAATCCGGGTGTACTGCTCGGATGGCTTCTACGGCGAGAACTGCGACGTCTACTGCAACCCGGGAGAGCTGGATCACTACAGCTGCCACGCCTGGACTGGGGCCAAGGAGTGTTTCCCGGGCTGGGAGGGGCCTCTTTGTGATGTG AACATTAATGAGTGCGTTTCGGACCCGTGTATGAATGGTGGTTCGTGTATTGACATGGAGAACGAGTATCGCTGTGACTGCGTCGACGGAACTTTCG GAGCAAACTGTGACTTGAACCCAGATGACTGCAGAGATGTGACCTGTCAACATGGTGGTAGGTGTGTTGACGGTTACGCGACCTTCACGTGTACATGCTCGACGGGCTATACCGGTCGGTTTTGCCACCTCAACGTCGACGACTGTTCTTCCTCTCCGTGCATGAACGGGGCCCGATGCCGTGACCAGGTCAATGGCTACACCTGCGACTGTCGACCGGGGTACTTCGGCACCCACTGCCAGCACGAGATCGATGAATGTCAGGTGTACAGACCCTGCAAGAACGGAGGTACCTGTTACGACCGAGTGGCATCGTACGTATGTAGGTGTATGCACGGATTCGGCGGAGTGAACTGCACAGAAAACATCGACGAATGCCAGAGCAATCCGTGTGAAAATGATGCTCGGTGCATTGATTCAGTCGCGGGATATATTTGCCACTGCAGGCGTGGTTTTAGAGGGCTGCACTGCGAGGAAAACATCAACGAATGTAGCAGTAACCCATGCCAGAATGATGGGATCTGTGTCGATATGGTAAACCATTACCAGTGTCAATGCATTAGTGGATACATTGGTAAGGACTGTCAAATCGAGGTAAATGAGTGTTCCAGCAACCCCTGTGGCAACGGTGGAGAGTGTCTAGACGAAGTTGACGGTTTTAAGTGTAGATGCCCCTTGGGCTTCGGAGGATTCAGATGCGAAATCAACATTGACGAATGCGAGAGTTTGCCATGTTTCAACAACGGCACGTGTATTGATACTGTAGATGGCTTCCACTGTGAATGCGTGGCTGGTTTTACAGGTACAACATGTCTAGTAAACACGAACGAATGCATGAGTGGACCATGTCAGAACGGAGGCGAATGCATCGATGGTGTCAATGGCTATGTCTGTCAGTGCAGACCTGGTTTCTTCGGTCGAAACTGTGAAAGCGAGTTCGACGAATGTCGCAGTGACCCATGCAAGAATGGCGCACGTTGCCAAAATTTGGTGAATGGTTATTCTTGCCAGTGCTTGGTGGGATTCGACGGAGTCCATTGTGAAACCAACCGGGACGAGTGTGCGAGCAGTCCCTGTCAGAACCGAGGTACGTGTATTGACCAGATTAATGGGTATTTCTGCAAGTGTAGGGCTGGATTTACAGGTCAGCACTGTGAAGTCAATGCAAATGAGTGTTCGACAGAACCCTGCATGAATGGAGGAAGGTGTATTGATGCTGTTAATGGATTCTTCTGCCGATGTCGGCCAGGATTTCGGGGGCATCGCTGTCAAATTAACAACGACGAATGTGCCAGCAACCCTTGTGTGAACGGGATGTGTCTGGATGGTATCAACCGATATACCTGTTTCTGTATCCAAGGATTCACTGGTAGCCAGTGTGAGATCAACATAAATGAATGCAGATCTCGCCCTTGCACAAACGGAGGTGTTTGTCGGGATGGGGTTCATAGCTACACCTGCTTGTGCCCAGCCGGATACGGGGGCAAAAACTGCgaaatcaatatcaatgaaTGTTCCGCAGGAGCCTGCAAGAATGGTGCCACTTGCATTGACGGAATCGACGAATTCCGATGTGTTTGCGCGCCAGGGTTTAAAGGAAGATTCTGCGATGTCAACGTAGACGAATGTGCCAGCAACCCGTGCCTCAACCGGGCAAGCTGCGTTGACGGCATCAATGAATATAGTTGCGTTTGTCTGTTGGGTTTCGAAGGTACCCACTGCGAGACGAACATCAATGAGTGTGCTTCCAACCCTTGCATCGGGTTGTCCACATGCGTTGATATGATCAACGCCTTCCGATGTGACTGCGTTGACGGGTACCGAGGAAGACACTGCGAGACAGAGGTCAATGAGTGCATTAGTAACCCGTGTCTGAACGATGGGGAATGCATAAACCGCCTTAACGGCTACCGGTGCCAGTGTAAGGCTGGATACGACGGTCCCCACTGCGAAATCAATGTGAACGAGTGTAGTCAACAGACGTGTCTGAACAATGGCCGTTGCATCGACGGCATTGATAATTTCTTCTGTTACTGCCGCGCTGGGTTCAGAGGAAAACATTGTGAGGAGAACGTGGATGAATGCATCCAGAACAAGTGCAAGAATGGCGCCGATTGCAGGGATGCGGTAAACGGGTATTCCTGCATCTGCGCGGAGGGGTTCACAGGGATGTTCTGTGACGAAGACATCGATGAATGCAGCATCATGTACGAGCCTTGTCCTGTGAGCGCTCCATACTGCAAGAACGTATTCGGAACCTTCGAATGCACGGACATCGCTCCGACAACACTTCCACCACCTACCACAACCGAGGACCCATGCACAGCGATGCCATGCCAGAACGGAGCAACGTGTGAAAGGAAGCAAAGCGGAAAGaa ATGTATCTGTCCTTCCGGATTCATCGGAGAACTCTGCGAAATACctctcg TAAACAGTGTATCGGAGATTTCTCTGGAAAATCACATTGATCCAAGTCTTCCCGGTCTGCAGAAACGTCTGGCTGAACTAATCTTCATAGCGACAGGGAAGGATTCTAGTTCCCTTATTGAAATCGACATAATCTACTCAGCCAACGAGTCTTCAACCATAACAGG CCTCCCATTCACAATAATTGCATTCAACACGAGCATCCTAAACTCGACGTTGAAAGAGGAAGCGGTCAAAGAGGCGCTGGCTTCAATGTCGGAGACGAAAAAGAATGCCATACTCAGCCCTTACAAGGTGTACGTCGATACCCCTGTGGTGGTCGAACTGACAAGGAGAGACAAG